A genome region from Sphingobacteriaceae bacterium GW460-11-11-14-LB5 includes the following:
- a CDS encoding 3-isopropylmalate dehydratase large subunit, translating to MSKTLVEKIWDAHVVKSEEGFPDILYIDTHLIHEVTSPQAFDGLRKRGLPVFRPKQTVATADHNVPTLNQLLPIKEELSRYQVDMLTKNCAEFGVELYGLGHPFQGIVHVIGPELGITLPGKTMVCGDSHTSTHGAFGAIAFGIGTSQVEQVFATQCLLQSKPKTMKIEVNGELGKGVGAKDIILYIIAKISAAGGTGYFIEYAGSAIEALSMEARMTICNMSIEMGARGGLIAPDQTTFDYIKGREFAPAGEEWDKALAYWKTLYSDADAKFDSVLTFDAADIAPMITYGTNPGMGMGIQEHIPATGAQPEKEKLSYQKALDYMGFDDDSSLIGKPVDYVFIGSCTNSRIEDLREVADFVKDKRKADNVTVWIVPGSKQVEQQAKNEGLDKIFEAAGFQLREPGCSACLGMNEDKIPAGKYCVSTSNRNFEGRQGQNARTLLASPLTAAAAAVTGKITDVRDLLDKVEG from the coding sequence ATGTCAAAAACATTAGTAGAAAAAATTTGGGATGCTCACGTTGTAAAAAGTGAAGAAGGATTTCCTGATATTTTATACATTGATACACACTTAATACACGAGGTAACCTCTCCGCAGGCATTTGATGGCTTACGCAAAAGAGGCTTACCTGTTTTTCGTCCGAAGCAGACTGTAGCAACTGCCGATCATAATGTACCTACATTAAATCAATTGTTGCCGATTAAAGAGGAGCTTTCGCGCTATCAGGTTGATATGTTAACGAAAAACTGCGCAGAATTTGGAGTAGAGCTTTATGGTTTAGGACATCCTTTTCAAGGCATTGTGCATGTTATCGGTCCTGAATTGGGCATTACTTTACCTGGTAAAACAATGGTTTGCGGCGATAGCCATACCTCCACACATGGTGCTTTTGGTGCCATTGCATTTGGTATCGGTACTTCGCAGGTGGAGCAGGTTTTCGCAACGCAATGTTTATTGCAGTCGAAACCTAAAACCATGAAAATCGAGGTAAACGGCGAACTTGGAAAAGGTGTTGGGGCAAAAGATATTATCCTATACATTATTGCCAAAATTTCTGCCGCTGGCGGTACAGGTTATTTTATCGAATATGCAGGTTCGGCAATCGAGGCTTTAAGTATGGAAGCCCGTATGACGATCTGTAACATGAGTATCGAAATGGGTGCACGTGGTGGATTAATTGCACCAGACCAAACCACTTTCGATTACATTAAAGGAAGAGAATTTGCGCCTGCAGGCGAAGAGTGGGATAAAGCTTTAGCTTATTGGAAAACATTATACAGCGATGCTGATGCGAAATTCGATAGCGTTTTAACCTTCGATGCTGCAGATATTGCTCCAATGATTACCTATGGTACCAACCCTGGAATGGGAATGGGCATTCAGGAACATATTCCGGCAACTGGTGCACAACCAGAAAAAGAAAAACTTTCGTACCAGAAAGCATTGGATTATATGGGCTTTGATGACGATTCATCTTTGATCGGAAAACCGGTTGATTATGTGTTTATTGGAAGCTGTACCAACTCTCGCATTGAAGATTTACGAGAAGTTGCCGATTTTGTTAAAGATAAACGCAAAGCAGATAATGTGACCGTTTGGATTGTTCCGGGATCGAAACAGGTAGAACAACAGGCTAAAAACGAAGGTTTGGATAAAATTTTCGAGGCCGCTGGTTTCCAGTTACGCGAGCCGGGTTGCAGTGCCTGTTTAGGAATGAATGAAGATAAAATTCCTGCAGGTAAATATTGTGTATCTACATCGAACAGAAACTTTGAAGGCAGACAAGGACAAAATGCACGTACCTTATTGGCCAGTCCACTTACCGCAGCCGCAGCAGCCGTAACAGGAAAAATTACAGACGTAAGGGATTTGTTGGATAAAGTAGAAGGTTAA
- a CDS encoding antibiotic biosynthesis monooxygenase, giving the protein MNNNITSTQFKAPLRGLGVLEVAILNVKAGLSADFEQAFNEAQKIISSMEGYISHQLQKCIEVENKYILLVNWKTLEAHTEGFRGSAEYQDWKKLLHHFYDPFPTVEHFTRVED; this is encoded by the coding sequence ATGAATAATAATATTACCAGCACTCAATTTAAAGCCCCCTTAAGGGGGTTGGGGGTTCTAGAAGTTGCCATATTAAATGTAAAAGCTGGATTATCAGCTGATTTTGAGCAAGCTTTTAACGAAGCGCAAAAAATCATTTCTTCGATGGAAGGTTACATTTCGCATCAGCTTCAAAAATGTATAGAGGTAGAAAATAAATATATCCTGCTGGTAAACTGGAAAACACTGGAGGCACATACCGAAGGTTTCCGAGGATCAGCAGAATACCAGGATTGGAAAAAGTTATTACATCACTTTTATGATCCTTTTCCAACAGTTGAACACTTTACACGAGTAGAAGACTGA
- a CDS encoding 3-isopropylmalate dehydratase small subunit, protein MKKFTKLTSAVVPLNIENIDTDQIIPARFLKATTREGFGENLFRDWRYENDNQPKADFVMNNPTYSGQVLVAGKNFGCGSSREHAAWAIQDAGFDAVISSFFADIFKGNALNNGLLPIQVSDEFLAQIFKAVDNNPKSALEVDLENQTVTIVETGAQESFEINPYKKSCLINGYDDIDFILNQKQLIEEFEEGRR, encoded by the coding sequence ATGAAAAAATTCACAAAATTAACATCGGCAGTAGTGCCTTTAAACATAGAGAACATCGATACCGACCAGATTATCCCTGCGCGGTTTCTAAAAGCGACTACCCGCGAAGGTTTTGGCGAAAATTTGTTCCGCGATTGGCGTTATGAGAACGATAACCAGCCTAAAGCTGATTTCGTGATGAATAATCCTACCTACAGCGGTCAGGTTTTAGTAGCCGGAAAAAACTTTGGTTGTGGCAGTAGTCGCGAGCATGCTGCATGGGCTATTCAAGATGCTGGTTTTGATGCCGTAATCAGCAGTTTCTTTGCAGACATCTTTAAAGGAAATGCTTTGAACAATGGCTTATTACCCATCCAGGTAAGTGATGAGTTCCTGGCGCAGATTTTCAAGGCGGTTGACAACAATCCAAAATCGGCCTTAGAGGTTGATTTAGAAAATCAAACCGTTACGATAGTGGAAACTGGTGCTCAGGAATCATTTGAGATCAATCCTTACAAAAAATCGTGTTTGATCAATGGTTATGATGATATCGATTTCATCTTAAACCAAAAACAATTAATTGAAGAATTTGAAGAAGGTAGAAGGTAA
- a CDS encoding molybdenum ABC transporter ATP-binding protein, whose amino-acid sequence MMFKPFLHIQDLNLSYSNKAVLKDLYWEMNVGESYVIGGKSGTGKTSLAKAIAGLIQTQGNIEIDFDELSKLPKEVLYVESWYQFKNLEGVANFYYQQRYTSQQAKETLTVHAELVSYGKEKGLHFDQVEPILEALGFATFASSQLIELSSGEHKKLQLVKALWLKPQLLVIDQPYTGLDAASRKNLNILLDQVSEEGVQLILICNETELPTSINSFAEIRDGQLIKVETLESVANTEIHLRKIPAFLKESPVYSSQDIVKMVNVNISYGEKQVLKNINWEIKAGEKWLLQGHNGSGKSTLLSLVNGDHPQSYANELYLFGNRRGSGESIWDIKQHIGLISPEFHWYFDATATVWQSIASGFYDTVGLFQVLPYTKSTQVDELVAYFGLTENKNELLTALPLGKQRLVLLARTIIKNPELLILDEPCQGLDQQQTRHFNQLVDELCSNGMTLIYVGHFESQLPACIEKRILLEKGEVKVVETILENV is encoded by the coding sequence ATAATGTTTAAACCATTCCTTCACATACAGGATTTAAACTTAAGTTACAGCAATAAAGCGGTGCTAAAGGATTTGTATTGGGAAATGAATGTTGGCGAAAGTTATGTAATAGGTGGTAAAAGCGGAACCGGAAAAACATCGTTAGCAAAAGCAATTGCAGGCTTGATTCAAACTCAGGGAAACATAGAAATTGATTTCGATGAACTGAGCAAACTTCCAAAAGAAGTGCTTTATGTAGAAAGCTGGTATCAGTTTAAAAATTTAGAGGGCGTTGCCAATTTTTATTACCAACAACGTTACACCAGTCAGCAGGCCAAAGAAACGTTAACCGTTCATGCCGAATTGGTTTCTTATGGTAAAGAAAAAGGCTTGCACTTCGATCAGGTTGAACCCATTTTAGAAGCATTAGGATTTGCAACATTCGCCAGTTCACAATTAATCGAATTATCCAGTGGTGAACATAAAAAACTGCAACTGGTTAAAGCCTTATGGTTAAAACCACAATTGCTTGTTATAGACCAACCGTACACTGGTCTTGATGCTGCTTCGCGTAAAAACCTGAACATTTTATTGGATCAGGTTTCAGAAGAAGGTGTTCAATTGATCCTGATCTGTAATGAGACCGAATTACCAACCAGCATCAATTCTTTTGCTGAGATAAGAGATGGACAGCTTATTAAGGTGGAGACTCTGGAAAGTGTGGCAAACACCGAAATCCACTTGAGGAAAATTCCGGCTTTCCTAAAAGAATCGCCTGTTTACAGTTCTCAGGATATCGTAAAAATGGTTAATGTGAACATTAGCTATGGCGAGAAACAGGTTTTAAAAAATATCAACTGGGAAATTAAGGCTGGAGAAAAATGGCTTTTACAAGGCCATAACGGTTCAGGGAAGTCTACTTTACTGAGCCTGGTAAATGGCGACCACCCCCAATCTTATGCCAACGAACTTTATTTATTTGGCAACAGACGTGGAAGTGGCGAAAGTATATGGGATATTAAGCAGCATATCGGATTGATATCGCCCGAGTTTCACTGGTATTTCGATGCCACTGCTACCGTTTGGCAAAGTATTGCCTCGGGCTTTTACGATACGGTTGGCTTATTTCAGGTATTACCCTACACTAAAAGCACACAGGTTGATGAACTTGTTGCATATTTTGGATTAACCGAAAACAAAAATGAATTATTAACCGCACTTCCACTCGGTAAACAACGATTGGTATTGTTAGCGCGGACGATTATAAAAAATCCTGAACTATTAATTCTGGACGAACCTTGCCAGGGTTTAGACCAGCAGCAAACACGACATTTTAACCAGTTGGTTGATGAATTGTGCAGCAATGGGATGACCTTAATTTATGTTGGCCATTTTGAATCGCAGCTGCCAGCCTGCATAGAAAAAAGAATATTGTTAGAAAAAGGCGAAGTAAAAGTCGTCGAAACTATACTAGAAAACGTTTAG
- a CDS encoding 3-isopropylmalate dehydrogenase, with protein sequence MKKNILVIPGDGIGPEVTTWGKAALEKIAEIFGHEFAFEEALMGHAAIEVTGEPLPDETLEKARQSDAILFGAIGHAKYDNDPSLKVRPEQGLLKIRKELGLFANLRPILLFDELLQASSIKPEILRGTDILFFRELTGDVYFGEKTRSEDRNTASDLMIYHRYEVERIAHKAYQAAQQRNKRLCSVDKANVLESSRLWRETVQEIAKQYPDVETEHMFIDNAAMQLIKNPKKFDVVLTANLFGDILTDEASQIAGSMGMLASASVGESTGFFEPIHGSAHDIAGKDLANPLASILSAALMLEIGFGLKEEAKLLVDTIDQVLKEGFRTHDIADQSTNRFKVLGTAEMGKLVLKFLSQKLITS encoded by the coding sequence ATGAAGAAGAACATTTTAGTAATACCTGGAGATGGTATTGGACCCGAAGTGACCACTTGGGGAAAAGCAGCGTTAGAAAAAATTGCCGAGATTTTTGGCCATGAATTTGCGTTTGAAGAGGCCTTAATGGGCCATGCGGCTATTGAAGTTACTGGTGAACCTTTACCAGACGAAACTTTAGAAAAAGCAAGACAAAGTGATGCAATCCTCTTTGGGGCAATAGGCCACGCCAAATATGATAACGACCCTAGTTTAAAAGTTAGACCAGAACAAGGTTTGCTTAAAATCCGTAAAGAACTGGGTTTATTTGCCAATCTCCGCCCGATATTACTATTTGATGAACTTCTTCAGGCATCGAGCATCAAACCGGAAATTTTGAGAGGAACCGATATTTTGTTCTTCCGCGAATTAACCGGTGACGTATACTTTGGCGAAAAAACACGTTCTGAAGATCGCAATACGGCTTCAGATCTGATGATTTACCACCGTTACGAAGTAGAACGCATTGCACATAAAGCTTACCAGGCGGCACAACAACGTAACAAAAGATTATGTTCAGTAGATAAAGCAAATGTTTTAGAAAGTTCCCGCCTATGGCGCGAAACTGTTCAGGAAATTGCAAAACAATATCCTGATGTAGAAACCGAGCACATGTTTATCGACAATGCAGCCATGCAATTGATCAAAAACCCTAAAAAATTCGACGTGGTTTTAACGGCCAATTTATTTGGCGATATTTTGACAGATGAGGCTTCGCAAATTGCAGGTTCAATGGGTATGCTGGCTTCTGCATCTGTTGGCGAAAGCACAGGTTTCTTCGAGCCTATCCATGGCTCTGCACACGATATTGCTGGTAAAGATTTAGCCAATCCATTGGCTTCTATCCTATCGGCAGCATTAATGTTAGAAATTGGATTCGGACTAAAAGAAGAAGCCAAATTATTGGTTGATACCATCGACCAGGTATTGAAAGAAGGCTTTAGAACACATGATATTGCCGACCAAAGTACCAACCGATTTAAAGTTTTAGGCACAGCCGAAATGGGCAAATTGGTCCTTAAATTCTTATCTCAAAAATTAATCACTTCCTAA
- a CDS encoding 2-isopropylmalate synthase, with translation MIHDPNKVYIFDTTLRDGEQVPGCQLDTNQKVEIAKSLELLGVDVIEAGFPVSSPGDFNSVIELSKAVTNPIICALTRANKNDIDVAADALRYAKRPRIHTGIGSSDFHIKHKFNSTREEILERAVEAVRYSKKFVEDVEFYAEDAGRADIEFLAKMVEAVIAAGATVVNIPDTNGYCLPDQYGSKILFLKENVKNIDKAIISVHCHNDLGLATANSIAGLQNGARQVECTINGIGERAGNTSMEEVVMILKTHKILGLNTQIDATRFYEMSHMVRNQMNMPVQPNKAIVGGNAFSHSSGIHQDGFLKNRENYEIIKPEDVGFPDATIVLTARSGRHALKHHLDRLGHKLEKDHLDIVYKQFLVLADSKQGINDQDLNQLVALHLA, from the coding sequence ATGATTCACGACCCGAACAAAGTTTATATTTTCGACACGACATTGCGTGACGGTGAGCAGGTTCCAGGCTGCCAGTTAGATACAAACCAAAAAGTAGAAATCGCTAAATCACTTGAGCTTTTAGGTGTTGATGTGATTGAGGCTGGTTTCCCGGTATCTAGTCCTGGGGATTTTAACAGTGTAATTGAATTATCAAAAGCGGTAACCAACCCCATAATCTGTGCATTAACCCGTGCAAATAAAAACGATATTGATGTTGCTGCTGATGCTTTACGTTATGCAAAAAGACCGCGTATTCACACTGGGATTGGTTCATCTGATTTCCACATTAAACATAAATTTAACAGTACCCGCGAAGAAATTTTAGAACGTGCGGTTGAAGCCGTAAGGTATTCGAAAAAATTTGTGGAAGATGTTGAGTTTTATGCAGAAGATGCCGGTCGTGCTGATATTGAATTTTTAGCCAAAATGGTTGAAGCAGTTATTGCTGCCGGTGCAACTGTGGTTAATATTCCCGATACGAACGGTTATTGCTTGCCAGACCAATATGGTTCGAAAATCCTTTTCTTAAAAGAAAACGTAAAAAATATCGACAAAGCCATTATCTCTGTGCACTGCCACAACGATTTAGGCCTGGCTACAGCAAATTCTATCGCAGGTTTGCAAAATGGTGCACGCCAGGTAGAATGTACCATTAACGGTATCGGAGAGCGTGCAGGCAATACATCAATGGAAGAAGTCGTCATGATTTTGAAAACGCACAAGATTTTAGGTTTAAATACCCAGATTGATGCGACCCGTTTCTATGAAATGAGCCACATGGTGCGTAACCAGATGAATATGCCGGTGCAACCGAACAAAGCAATTGTGGGTGGCAATGCATTTTCACATAGTTCAGGTATCCACCAGGATGGTTTCTTGAAAAACCGCGAGAACTACGAAATTATTAAACCAGAAGATGTTGGTTTCCCTGATGCAACTATTGTGTTAACTGCAAGAAGCGGACGCCATGCTTTAAAACACCATTTAGACCGTTTAGGCCATAAATTGGAAAAAGATCATTTAGATATTGTTTATAAACAATTTTTGGTTTTGGCTGATAGCAAACAAGGTATAAACGACCAGGATTTAAACCAATTGGTTGCTTTGCATTTGGCTTAA
- a CDS encoding threonine dehydratase (catalyzes the formation of 2-oxobutanoate from L-threonine; biosynthetic), giving the protein MNTTTPNTLDFQSASQRLKGVVKRTPLEFNAGLSAHYNANIYLKREDLQIVRSYKLRGAYNKISSLPQDALINGVVCASAGNHAQGVAYSCKKLGIKGVIFMPEITPKQKVKQTYMFGGDNVEVVLVGDTFDDCLKEALAYSAEKSATFIPPFDDEKVIEGQATVGVEIYEDLPDLDMIVMPVGGGGLASGVSAYMKTVKPEVKLVGVEPLGAPSMVTAMEYGGPFTLEEIDRFVDGAAVKRIGHITYEYCKELLDQMHLIPEGKICTTILKLYNEDAIVVEPAGALSVAALDQLKDQITGKTVVCIVSGGNNDIERMQEIKEKSLLFEGLKHYFIVRFPQRPGALKLFVNEVLGPQDDITRFEFIKKTNKENGPALVGIELSNKNDYASLLQRMKDFKFEIIELNQDQTLFEYLV; this is encoded by the coding sequence ATGAATACAACAACACCGAATACATTAGATTTTCAATCTGCATCGCAACGGTTAAAAGGCGTGGTAAAACGTACGCCTTTAGAGTTTAACGCCGGACTTTCTGCGCATTACAATGCCAATATTTACTTAAAAAGAGAAGACCTGCAGATTGTACGCTCATACAAATTACGTGGTGCCTACAATAAAATTAGCTCTTTGCCACAAGATGCATTAATTAACGGTGTAGTTTGTGCAAGTGCAGGTAACCACGCGCAAGGTGTAGCTTATTCATGCAAAAAACTTGGTATTAAGGGCGTTATTTTTATGCCAGAAATTACACCGAAACAAAAGGTTAAACAAACTTACATGTTTGGTGGCGACAATGTTGAAGTTGTTTTAGTGGGCGATACTTTTGACGATTGTTTAAAAGAAGCTTTGGCCTATAGTGCTGAAAAATCGGCTACTTTTATTCCACCTTTTGATGATGAAAAAGTAATTGAAGGACAGGCAACGGTTGGTGTAGAAATTTATGAAGATCTGCCTGATTTGGATATGATTGTAATGCCGGTTGGCGGAGGTGGTTTAGCATCAGGCGTAAGCGCTTATATGAAAACCGTTAAACCTGAAGTGAAACTGGTTGGTGTTGAGCCGCTGGGTGCACCATCAATGGTTACGGCAATGGAATATGGCGGCCCTTTTACCTTAGAAGAGATAGATCGTTTTGTGGATGGTGCCGCTGTAAAAAGAATTGGCCACATCACCTATGAATATTGTAAGGAGCTGCTGGATCAGATGCATTTAATTCCTGAAGGAAAGATTTGTACAACCATATTAAAGTTGTACAATGAAGATGCCATTGTAGTTGAACCTGCCGGAGCACTCTCTGTGGCTGCATTAGATCAGCTTAAAGACCAGATTACAGGTAAAACGGTGGTTTGTATTGTAAGCGGTGGAAATAACGACATTGAGCGCATGCAGGAGATTAAAGAGAAATCGTTACTTTTCGAAGGCTTGAAACATTATTTCATTGTACGTTTCCCGCAAAGACCAGGTGCTTTAAAATTATTTGTAAACGAGGTTTTAGGTCCACAGGATGATATTACCCGTTTCGAGTTTATTAAAAAAACGAACAAAGAAAATGGCCCCGCATTGGTTGGTATCGAACTTTCTAATAAAAACGATTATGCCAGTTTATTACAGCGCATGAAAGATTTTAAATTTGAAATTATCGAATTAAACCAGGACCAGACTTTGTTTGAATATTTGGTTTAA
- a CDS encoding cupin — translation MNFKDLSNKALISDNDIDWEDLGGGVKRKIMAYDDQLMLVKVDFEKDAIGTIHNHPHLQMSYVAKGSFEVSMGDGKKILNEGDVFFAPSNVFHGVVCLTAGLLIDIFNPHREDFIK, via the coding sequence ATGAATTTCAAAGACTTAAGCAACAAAGCATTAATTTCTGACAATGATATCGATTGGGAAGATTTAGGCGGAGGCGTTAAACGCAAAATTATGGCTTATGATGATCAGCTGATGTTGGTTAAAGTAGACTTTGAAAAAGATGCCATTGGGACCATTCACAATCACCCTCATTTGCAAATGAGTTATGTAGCTAAAGGAAGTTTTGAGGTGAGCATGGGCGATGGTAAAAAAATCTTAAACGAAGGCGACGTTTTCTTTGCGCCATCAAATGTATTCCATGGCGTGGTTTGTTTAACAGCTGGATTACTAATCGATATTTTTAATCCACATAGGGAAGATTTTATAAAATAA
- a CDS encoding sugar ABC transporter ATP-binding protein: protein MSNTIISVKNLTKQYQAEQAGGIKNVSFEIKQGDVVAIIGESGSGKSTLLKSIYGLLKTDEGEIFFEDKRVKGPDEQLIPGHKQMKMVTQDFSLNIYAKVYDNIASQLSNTDLKTKAEKTLQIMEHLRILPLQNKKIIELSGGEQQRVAIAKAMVADTQVLLLDEPFSQVDALLKNQLRADIKRVASETGVTVILVSHDPADGLFLADQLLILKNGELLQTGKPSEIYQHPKHIYTAQILGNAVVLSQADAEKIGLKTERNSVVFYPEWAEISNSWSSRRFEVKDVYYKGFYDELLLERNGVSIRAIQLNRGAHKKNDYVQLNISRFLAF, encoded by the coding sequence GTGAGCAATACCATAATCAGTGTTAAAAATTTAACCAAGCAATATCAGGCAGAACAAGCCGGCGGAATTAAAAATGTAAGTTTCGAGATTAAACAAGGTGATGTAGTGGCCATTATTGGCGAGAGCGGAAGCGGAAAATCGACCTTACTGAAATCCATTTACGGGCTGTTGAAAACCGATGAAGGTGAAATCTTTTTCGAAGATAAAAGGGTTAAGGGACCTGATGAACAACTTATCCCGGGCCATAAGCAGATGAAAATGGTTACACAGGATTTTTCATTAAATATTTATGCCAAGGTTTACGATAATATTGCCTCACAGTTATCGAATACCGACCTTAAAACCAAAGCCGAGAAAACGCTCCAGATTATGGAACACCTTCGGATTTTACCACTTCAAAATAAAAAAATTATTGAACTGAGCGGGGGAGAGCAGCAGCGTGTGGCCATAGCAAAAGCTATGGTGGCCGATACACAGGTTTTACTTTTAGATGAGCCTTTCAGCCAGGTTGATGCCCTCCTTAAAAACCAGCTCAGGGCAGATATTAAACGAGTAGCCTCAGAAACCGGTGTTACCGTAATTTTGGTTTCTCACGATCCGGCTGATGGTTTGTTTCTGGCCGACCAGTTACTGATCCTGAAAAACGGAGAACTGTTGCAAACAGGAAAACCTTCCGAAATTTATCAGCATCCAAAACATATTTATACGGCCCAGATTTTGGGCAATGCTGTGGTTTTATCTCAAGCTGATGCTGAAAAAATTGGTTTAAAAACAGAAAGAAATTCGGTGGTATTTTACCCTGAATGGGCCGAAATAAGCAATAGCTGGAGCAGCAGGCGGTTTGAAGTAAAAGATGTGTACTACAAAGGTTTTTATGACGAACTGCTTTTAGAAAGAAATGGGGTCAGCATCCGTGCAATACAACTGAACAGAGGAGCGCACAAAAAAAACGACTACGTTCAATTGAACATTAGTCGTTTTTTAGCGTTTTAA
- a CDS encoding DNA-binding protein has protein sequence MSNVLIDSDIILDYFLDRKPFSDDSSKVLALCEIGKLKGFVTGIAIANIYYLLRKEHSPKSILQGIKDLLNFLDVIIVNKEVILQSIDSEFSDFEDALQNFSAENHGSINVIVTRNTKDYKKSKLSVLTPTMFLKTL, from the coding sequence ATCAGTAATGTATTAATAGATTCAGATATTATTCTTGACTATTTTCTTGATAGAAAACCTTTTTCTGACGATTCATCAAAAGTTTTAGCATTGTGTGAGATTGGAAAACTAAAAGGTTTTGTAACTGGGATCGCTATTGCTAACATCTATTATTTATTAAGAAAAGAACATAGCCCTAAATCGATATTACAAGGCATAAAGGATTTATTAAACTTTTTGGATGTAATAATTGTGAACAAAGAGGTTATCTTACAATCCATCGATTCCGAATTTTCTGATTTTGAAGATGCCCTCCAGAATTTTTCTGCTGAAAACCATGGATCAATTAATGTTATAGTTACGCGAAATACTAAAGACTACAAAAAAAGTAAACTAAGTGTGCTAACCCCTACGATGTTTCTAAAAACATTATAA
- a CDS encoding RNA polymerase subunit sigma-70 encodes MKLTRSYTINDLMEGCKAGDRKMQELLYKQTASKMLAVCMRYAKDRMEAEDVLQMGYIKIFQKIKEYRGDGSFEGWIRRVMVNTAIESYRKNLRSLNVVEIDEAYEQPSTGFDFGTLGMQDLMKVIQKLADGYRMVFNMYVIEGYSHKEIGETLGISEGASKSQLSRARAILKEEIIKMEGFGYATYTG; translated from the coding sequence ATGAAATTGACGCGAAGCTATACGATAAACGATTTGATGGAAGGCTGCAAGGCTGGCGACCGGAAGATGCAGGAGCTGCTTTACAAGCAAACGGCATCGAAAATGTTGGCCGTTTGTATGCGCTACGCCAAAGACAGGATGGAGGCAGAAGATGTGCTGCAGATGGGCTACATCAAGATCTTTCAAAAAATAAAAGAGTATAGAGGTGATGGTTCTTTTGAAGGCTGGATTAGGAGAGTAATGGTGAATACTGCGATTGAGAGTTACCGTAAAAATTTACGCAGCTTAAACGTAGTAGAAATAGATGAAGCTTACGAGCAACCATCAACCGGATTTGATTTTGGCACCTTAGGGATGCAGGATTTAATGAAGGTGATACAAAAACTGGCAGATGGTTACCGCATGGTTTTTAACATGTATGTAATAGAAGGTTATTCGCACAAAGAAATTGGAGAAACGCTTGGCATCTCAGAAGGCGCGAGTAAATCGCAATTGTCGAGGGCAAGAGCAATATTAAAAGAAGAAATTATAAAAATGGAGGGATTTGGTTATGCAACCTATACGGGATAA
- a CDS encoding protoporphyrinogen IX oxidase produces MIEALLPYYQYFKAVHIVFVISWMAGLFYILSLFIYHTEANDKPEPEKSILQKQFVKMEATLWKIIATPAMIISVLAGASMLTLNQGLLQADWMWVKLAFVVGLLIYHFICQNIVKQLKNNQYKLSSFQLRLWRELATIFMIAIVFVVILKSAINWIYGLIGIMGVAMAIMIAVKLYKNYRKKRGE; encoded by the coding sequence ATGATAGAAGCCTTACTGCCATATTACCAATATTTCAAAGCAGTACATATTGTATTTGTAATTAGCTGGATGGCTGGATTGTTTTATATCCTGAGCCTTTTTATTTACCACACAGAAGCGAACGATAAACCCGAACCCGAAAAAAGTATCCTTCAAAAGCAGTTTGTTAAAATGGAGGCAACTTTATGGAAAATTATTGCCACTCCGGCCATGATTATTTCTGTTTTGGCAGGCGCATCTATGTTAACTTTAAATCAGGGCTTGCTGCAGGCCGATTGGATGTGGGTGAAGCTTGCTTTTGTTGTTGGCTTACTCATCTATCATTTCATCTGTCAAAACATCGTTAAACAGCTTAAAAACAATCAATATAAGCTAAGCAGTTTTCAATTGAGGTTGTGGCGTGAACTGGCGACCATCTTTATGATCGCTATTGTATTTGTGGTGATTCTTAAAAGTGCCATTAACTGGATTTATGGTTTAATTGGCATCATGGGGGTAGCGATGGCCATTATGATTGCAGTTAAACTGTACAAGAACTATCGTAAGAAACGTGGAGAATAA